Part of the Polyangiaceae bacterium genome, CCGCCGGGCATCGGCGGCGCCGGCGGCAGCACGGGCAGCGGCGGCAGCGGCGGCTCGGCGGCGGGCAGCGGCGTGCCTTCGACGGGGCCGAGCGGAAGCGGCGACGCCGGCGGCTGCGGCTGCCGCGCGCCAGGCCCCGCGCGGGATCTGCACCCAGAGCTCGCGCTCCTGGCCTTGGCGGCAGCGCTCGGCGCGCGGCGACGCCGCCTGCGCAGAGCGGCCCCACTCACCGCGTTGCTCTTGCTCACCGGCTGCGGCGCCGACGGCGGCGTCGGCGGCGAAGGTGGCAGCGGTGCGGGCGGCGCGGGCGGTGCGGGCGGCTCCTTCGGCGGCAGCGGGGGCACCCCCGGCGGCGCGGGCGGCGCCCTTGGTGGCAGCGCGGGTGTCGGCTCCGGCGGAATTGCGGGCACCGGAGGCGCGGGCGCCACCGGAGGAGGAGGCGGCAGCGGCGGTAGCGCGGGCAACCCGGCGGCTGAGCTGCTCGCGGCGCTCGGCCAGAGCGTGTGGCACGGCAAGCAGACGCGTGCTGGGAAGGAGCGCGCGTACGAGGTCGAGTTCGACGCGCTGAACCTGTTCTGGGCCGAGACGCGCAACCCCTACGGTCCGGCACGGCAGCGCAAGCTGCGCATCATGCAGGTGCAGAGCGACGGCAAGACGGTGAACACCACCATCACCGTCCCCGCCGGCTGGCCGTCGGACACCGACAACGGCAAGAAAGAGAACTTCGGCGTCGAGCTGCTCCCCGGACCGCCCAAGCAGCTGCGCATCACGCAGGGCAGCAGCATCGAGGTCTTCGACGAAGGACCCTGGCCACCGCCGACCACCGGCCTCACCGCCATCGTCCGGGCCTTCTCGTCCACCGGGCCGATGGCCAACGCCTACTGCGAGTCGAGCAGCCTGACCGCGCCGAACCGCGCGGTGATCTGGGAGTTCGCCCGCGGCAAATCCAGCGAAGCGACCCTGGGCGAGGACATCGTGGCGGGAGCGCCGCTCACGAAGTGGACCGATCCGACGGGTCTGAATCAGTTCGCCATCACCAACGTGCCTGGCTTCGACACGCTGGGAGGGACGCTGCTCTCGGACCAGTTCAACTTCATCGTGCTCTACCTCGGCACCGTGAACCACCCGGCCGGTTCGATCGCGCTGCGCGAGAAGGACGACGCCGTGGGCGACGGCCTGTGGGCCTGGCTCGGGCCGAAGGTCGGCAGCGCCAACTCGAACGACGTGTTCCTGGAGGTGCACGGCCACGCCACCCCGGATCTGACCGCCGACGCTCCGAGCGCGATCTTCCCCGCCCAAGATCTGCCCATCGAGGCGATGATCCTGCGCTGCAACGACGCGCTGGTCGATCGCGACCTGGAGGTGTCCCAAGGCGGCGCGGGGTTCCAGGCCATGGGCGCCTCGCTGACCAAGCCGAAGATCGACGCCACGCTGTTCCCGCCGGCGCTGTGACGCGACTCTCGCTGTCTTCGAGCCCCTACTGGCTGCGCGCGATCACGTGAAAGCCGCGCGGCGTCTCCACCACGTGGCTCAGCTCACCGGCGTCCAGCGCAAAGGCGGCGTTCGCGAAGGTCTCGTCGAGCTCGCTCTTCGAGACGCTGCCCAGCTTGCCGCCCGTGGCGTCACCGGCGTCGCTGTACTCCTTCGCGACGGCGTCCCACTCCGCGCCGGCCAGCAGCTTCTCGCGCGCCTCCCGCGCGCGCAGGCATGCTTCGCCGCGGCTGCGCGTGGCGCCTTCGGAGCGCTTGAGATCCTTGTGCCGCACGAGAATGTGCGAGAGCGTGAGCATGTCCGGGGCGCCCGCCTTCGGCGTGCGCGGCGCCGAGGCCTCGGCCAGGCACTCGTCAGCGGGCGTGCTCGGGGCGGCCGGGGCGCTGGGATTGGACGGTGTCGGGGCGGGCGCGCCGCCGCAAGCACAGAGCAGCAACGCGAGGGCGAATCGGTGGGCCATTTGGCGCCCAGCATAGCTCGAATCGATGCTCTATCCTCCTGCCCATGACCCTGTCCCAGCGCGGCCGACGGCTGGTGGAGAGCCCGCCCGCCGCCGAGTACCTGCAGGCGCACTTCGCGCGCTCGGCCGCGCCCTTCGACCCGGAGCTCCGCCCGGACGGCTACGTTCCGCTCTGCGTCGCCGAGAACAAGCTCGTGACCGACCTGCTCGCGCCGAAGCTCGGCGCCGCCCGGGACGTCCCGGCGCGCGTGCTCGGCTACGACGCCATGATCGGCTCGCTCGACTTCCGCGAACGCCTCGCGGCGTTCATGGGCCAGCGCTTCCTCGGGCGAAGCGTCCGCGCCGAGCAGCTCGCCGTGCTCTCGGGAGCCGGCAGCGTGCTCGAGCTGTTGTTTCACGTCATCGCCGATCCGGGCGACGGCGTACTGGTCCCGACCCCGAGCTACGCCGGCTTCTGGCCGGATCTCGAGACCCGCGACGAGCTCCGCGTCGTGCCGGTGCACACGCAGAGCAGCGAGGGATTTCGCCTGACCCCGGAGCGGCTCGACGCCGCCTGCGCCGCGGCGGGGCGACCCGTGCGTGCGCTGCTCTTCACCTCGCCCGACAACCCCATGGGTCGGGTCTACGACGCCTCGGAGCTCGAGGCCGTGCTCGTCTGGGCGGAGCGGGCCGGCGTGCATCTGGTAGTGGACGAGATCTACGCGCTGTCCGTGTTCGGCGCGCGTCCGTTCGTGAGCGCGGCGAGCCTCCGCCCGGCCTTGGGCCAGCGCCTGCACATCGTCTGGGCGTTCTCCAAGGACTTCGCGGCGAGCGGCCTGCGCACCGGCGTGATGGTGAGCGAGAACGCGGAGGTCCTGCGGGCCGTGGACGGGCTCGCCTACTGGGCGTGCTCTTCCGGTCTCACCCAGCTCGCGCTCGGCGAGCTGATCTCCGATCGCGCGTGGCTCGAGACCTACTTGACCACGATGCGCGCGCGCCTGGGCGAGGCCTACCGGCGCGTCGCCGGCGCGCTGGACGAGCAGGGCATCGAGCACCTGCCCTCCGGCGCGGGCTTCTTCCTGCTGGTCGACCTGCGGCGCTTCCTCGCGGCGCCGACCTGGGACGCCGAGGCGGCGCTTTGGCGACGGCTGCTCGACACCGCCAACGTGAACCTGACCCCAGGCGCGGCGTGCCGCGTGGGCGAGCCGGGCTTCATGCGCCTGTGCTTCGCCGGCGTCCCGACCGACGCCGCGGTCCACGCGGTCCAGCGGATCGGGCAGGTCCTCCGGGCTTGATCAGAGTCCGGGCGGGCAAGGGCCGGTGAGCGGCTGCGTCCCGCCGGGCACCATGATCGAGCAAGTACCGTCCGCGTTCTTGGTGACGCCGGGGATCGCCGTCGGAGCTCCGGCCGAGCCCGTCGCGGCCGGGGTGGGCGCAGGCGCGGGCGCGGGCGCGGGCTGCGGCTGTGCCTCCGGGTACGGCTGCTGCTGCGGGTACGGCTGCTGCTGCGGGTACGGCTGCGGTTGCTGCTGGTAATACGGCTGCGGCTGCTCCGGCGGCGGATCGGACTTCTTACTGCACGCCGCCGCGGCGGCACCGAGAGCCATCACCAAGATCAAAAAGTCGCGCTTCATGGGGCGCATTCCAGCACGTCGTGGCGCGGGCTGCCAGCGCTTGCAGCGCGATCGGCGCCACACCAGGTTTACCGCCATGATCGCCTTCTACGGGATGGGACTCCTCGGCTCGAACTTCGTGCGCGCGCTCAGGAAGCGCGGCGAAGAGGTGAACGTCTGGAACCGCACGGCAGCGCGCGCGCGCGCGCTGGAG contains:
- a CDS encoding aminotransferase class I/II-fold pyridoxal phosphate-dependent enzyme, which gives rise to MTLSQRGRRLVESPPAAEYLQAHFARSAAPFDPELRPDGYVPLCVAENKLVTDLLAPKLGAARDVPARVLGYDAMIGSLDFRERLAAFMGQRFLGRSVRAEQLAVLSGAGSVLELLFHVIADPGDGVLVPTPSYAGFWPDLETRDELRVVPVHTQSSEGFRLTPERLDAACAAAGRPVRALLFTSPDNPMGRVYDASELEAVLVWAERAGVHLVVDEIYALSVFGARPFVSAASLRPALGQRLHIVWAFSKDFAASGLRTGVMVSENAEVLRAVDGLAYWACSSGLTQLALGELISDRAWLETYLTTMRARLGEAYRRVAGALDEQGIEHLPSGAGFFLLVDLRRFLAAPTWDAEAALWRRLLDTANVNLTPGAACRVGEPGFMRLCFAGVPTDAAVHAVQRIGQVLRA
- a CDS encoding peptidyl-prolyl cis-trans isomerase, whose product is MAHRFALALLLCACGGAPAPTPSNPSAPAAPSTPADECLAEASAPRTPKAGAPDMLTLSHILVRHKDLKRSEGATRSRGEACLRAREAREKLLAGAEWDAVAKEYSDAGDATGGKLGSVSKSELDETFANAAFALDAGELSHVVETPRGFHVIARSQ